One segment of Pseudomonas asgharzadehiana DNA contains the following:
- the tusC gene encoding sulfurtransferase complex subunit TusC — translation MSKSLLVISRQAPWSGPSAREALDIVLAGGAFDLPIGLLFMDDGVFQLAPHQNAKAVQQKDLSANLQALELFGVEEVFACRHSLAERGLAPPASAQPLDSDAISKLIDRYDQVITL, via the coding sequence ATGTCCAAATCCTTATTGGTGATCAGTCGCCAGGCGCCGTGGTCCGGGCCGAGCGCGCGCGAGGCGCTGGATATCGTGTTGGCCGGTGGCGCGTTTGATCTGCCCATCGGCCTGCTGTTTATGGACGATGGCGTGTTCCAGTTGGCACCGCACCAGAACGCCAAGGCCGTGCAGCAAAAAGACTTGAGTGCCAATCTGCAGGCGCTGGAGCTGTTTGGCGTCGAAGAAGTGTTCGCCTGCCGCCACAGCTTGGCCGAACGCGGGCTCGCCCCGCCCGCCAGCGCCCAGCCGCTGGACAGCGACGCTATCTCCAAGCTGATTGACCGTTACGACCAGGTGATTACCCTCTGA
- a CDS encoding CaiB/BaiF CoA transferase family protein yields the protein MSGPLASLKVLDFSTLLPGPFASLMLADMGAEVLRIESPTRMDLLRVLPPHDRGTSAGHAYLNRNKRSLALDLKQPEALEIVRALVTGYDIVLEQFRPGVMERLGLGYEALKAINPRLIYVSITGYGQTGPYKDRAGHDINYLALAGLASHTGRQGSGPLPLGVQLADVGGGSLHAVVGLLAAVIARQQSGVGQYLDVSMTDCSFSLNAMAGAGYLACGVEPGWEKHALNGGSFYDYYRSRDGRWMSVGSLEPAFMQQLCMALGRPELAAWGLDPERQPALKQALQVEFETRSFDELCVLFAELDACVEPVLSFAEAAEHPQLKARELVSQVPRGDGSTQAQLACPLKFSEGLPAPRHMGVAVGAHSDEVLAQLGLSAQRIAELRHAKVVG from the coding sequence ATGTCAGGTCCCTTGGCGTCCCTCAAAGTGTTGGATTTTTCTACCTTGCTGCCCGGCCCGTTCGCATCGTTGATGCTCGCGGACATGGGCGCCGAGGTGCTGCGTATCGAATCGCCCACGCGTATGGACCTGTTGCGTGTGCTGCCGCCCCATGACCGGGGCACGTCGGCGGGCCATGCCTACCTCAACCGCAATAAGCGCAGCCTGGCGCTGGACCTCAAGCAGCCCGAAGCGCTGGAGATCGTGCGCGCGCTGGTCACAGGCTACGACATCGTGCTGGAACAGTTTCGCCCCGGCGTGATGGAGCGCCTGGGCCTGGGGTATGAGGCGTTGAAGGCGATCAACCCGAGGTTGATCTATGTGTCGATCACCGGCTATGGCCAGACCGGCCCCTATAAGGATCGTGCCGGCCACGATATCAACTACCTGGCCCTGGCGGGGCTGGCCAGCCACACCGGGCGCCAGGGCAGCGGGCCGTTGCCGTTGGGCGTGCAACTGGCGGACGTGGGCGGCGGTTCTTTGCACGCGGTGGTGGGGTTGTTGGCGGCGGTGATCGCCCGACAGCAGAGCGGGGTGGGGCAATACCTGGATGTGAGCATGACCGACTGCTCATTCAGCCTCAACGCTATGGCGGGTGCGGGTTACCTGGCGTGCGGGGTAGAGCCTGGGTGGGAAAAACACGCGCTCAATGGGGGCAGCTTCTACGATTACTACCGATCCCGCGATGGCCGCTGGATGTCGGTCGGCAGCCTGGAGCCGGCGTTTATGCAGCAGTTATGCATGGCGTTAGGGCGGCCCGAGTTGGCTGCGTGGGGCCTGGACCCGGAGCGACAACCGGCGCTGAAACAGGCGTTGCAGGTGGAATTCGAGACGCGCAGTTTTGACGAACTGTGTGTGCTGTTTGCCGAGCTGGATGCGTGTGTGGAGCCCGTGTTGAGTTTCGCCGAGGCGGCGGAACATCCCCAATTGAAAGCGCGCGAACTGGTGAGCCAAGTACCCCGGGGCGATGGCTCGACACAGGCGCAACTGGCCTGCCCGCTGAAGTTTTCCGAGGGGTTGCCGGCGCCTCGGCATATGGGTGTCGCGGTGGGTGCGCACAGTGATGAGGTGTTGGCGCAGTTGGGGCTGAGTGCTCAGCGCATAGCCGAACTGCGGCACGCCAAGGTGGTTGGGTGA
- the tusD gene encoding sulfurtransferase complex subunit TusD encodes MKFAIALYSAAHAPSSRRALLFAQAALAGGHEIVRLFFYQDGVYSASNTIVAPQDEQDIARQWREFVSQHQLDGVVCIAAALRRGVLNSEEATRYQRSAINLDAPWALSGLGQLHDAIQAADRLICFGGP; translated from the coding sequence ATGAAGTTTGCGATTGCCTTGTATTCCGCGGCCCACGCACCCTCCTCGCGCCGCGCCTTGCTGTTCGCCCAGGCGGCGCTGGCCGGCGGCCACGAGATTGTGCGGCTGTTTTTTTATCAGGATGGCGTGTACAGCGCATCCAACACCATCGTTGCGCCCCAGGATGAGCAAGACATTGCCCGACAATGGCGTGAGTTCGTCAGCCAACACCAGCTCGACGGCGTGGTGTGCATCGCCGCCGCGTTGCGCCGTGGCGTGCTCAACAGCGAAGAGGCCACGCGCTATCAACGCAGCGCGATCAACCTGGACGCGCCGTGGGCGCTGTCGGGCCTGGGGCAGTTGCATGATGCGATCCAGGCTGCCGACCGCCTGATCTGTTTTGGAGGGCCGTGA
- the tusB gene encoding sulfurtransferase complex subunit TusB, giving the protein MSTLHVLSHSPFTDSRLDSCLRVCGNRDAILLCGDGAYALHSAALQTQGVKVFVLSEDMQARNLPLPDWADSVDFPGFVQLSIDYDKVNTWL; this is encoded by the coding sequence ATGTCGACTTTACATGTGCTGTCTCATTCCCCGTTTACCGATAGCCGCCTCGACAGTTGCCTGCGTGTGTGCGGCAACAGGGACGCGATCCTGCTCTGCGGCGATGGCGCCTATGCGCTGCACAGTGCGGCCCTGCAAACCCAGGGCGTGAAGGTGTTCGTGCTGAGCGAAGACATGCAGGCGCGCAATCTGCCGCTGCCGGACTGGGCCGACAGCGTGGACTTCCCAGGTTTCGTGCAACTGTCGATCGACTACGACAAGGTCAACACCTGGCTATGA
- a CDS encoding TusE/DsrC/DsvC family sulfur relay protein — MNTLTLGGRRLELDKDGYLVDLNDWSHEVAHALAAAEHLELTPAHWEILELLRGFYAEYQLSPATRPLIKYTALKLGPEKGNSLHLNKLFNGTPAKLAAKLAGLPRPTNCL; from the coding sequence ATGAACACCCTGACCCTGGGCGGGCGCCGCCTCGAACTGGACAAGGACGGCTATCTCGTCGACCTGAACGATTGGTCTCACGAGGTGGCCCATGCCCTGGCCGCCGCCGAACACCTGGAACTGACCCCGGCCCACTGGGAAATCCTTGAACTGCTGCGCGGGTTTTATGCCGAGTACCAGCTGTCCCCGGCCACCCGCCCGCTGATCAAGTACACCGCCCTGAAGCTGGGCCCGGAAAAGGGCAACAGCCTGCATCTCAACAAACTGTTCAATGGCACTCCCGCCAAACTCGCCGCCAAGCTGGCGGGCCTGCCCCGGCCGACGAATTGCTTATGA